The genomic window AGAAAAATCAAGGTAAGAGAGTCATtcctattgtataaaaaattatcataggtCCCTTATCCCTTAAACTACAAATAGACACGTATTCAAGGGTTAGGTAGAGTTAGCAATTCGTAGTtagtaaaattagttatttaaaataatcaaaactaaCAGAGTCCGTCCATAGCAGATAGGTACAAAGTACAACTTGTAGCAACAGTCATAtagattacataattattggaTATTCCATTATGCAATAGTTTAAATAGGGCGACACATTGAATGGTTGGCAACTACATCTATATACAAGAGCATTAAATATGGTTGAAAACATACCAGCATTGATAGCGCGAAGAGGCCAATTAAGGGCAGCGATAACTAGATTCTCAACTTATATACAATCAGAAGGACGAGAAGTCGTACAGATCGAGATTCGTAAAGCAAAAATAGAAGAGAACTGGTACGAATTTGAAAAGGTACAATCGGCAATAGAAGACAACGATGAAGAAAGTCGAAATACAAGTGAACATTATCCCTACCGAATAGAATTTGAAAACTTGTACTTCAAGATCATGTCAGAAGCCGAGATATGTATAAGAGCGTCAAAACAGGAAAGTTCAAAGGtcgaaacaaaaaatttaatcgatTGGGGTCATAGCAGCGaagaaaaaacacaaaaaaccaGTACTAAATCAATAGTCAGATTGGCTCCATTGAATATTCCCGTTTTTTCAGGAAAATATGACGAATGGATGtcatttaaagatatttatacGTCGGTAATACATACTAACGAGGACTTGACAGCCATAgaaaaatttttctatttaaggTCATCTCTGTCTAATGACGCAGcaagttgtataaaatatttggaaacTACCGCAACAAATTATGATACGGCTTGGAAAAGTCTGATCAATCGATAcgacaacaaaaaaattttgatacagacgcacgtaaaaaatattgtagattTGCCTTCAATAAACGAGAGCAACTCGACAAAATTACGTCAATTTTCTGACGATCTCGTCAGCAATATGAAAGCTCTAGAAACGCTTGGACAGAAGCCGCAAGAGTGGGGCCCGCTGTTGTTGCATATACTgtgttcaaaattaaacaacGGGACGTTGAAAGAGTGGGAGATTAAATCGGTCAAGGACAAAATACCGTCTGTTACGGAATTAATCCAGTTCATAGAGGAGCGGTTCCAAATATCCGAATCCATTGAATCgtcgaaatatataaatacagagTCTGCAGCAAAGGAAAAAGGTCTTACAaggtttagtaaaaataataaatacaaatccgCAACAAGTTCAACGGCATTTACATCGACAGCTACGGCGGTATGTTATGCGTGTACAGTGATGTAgtcgtaatatttttagtgagtATACGCTTAAATGTGATTGAAATATAAACGTGGGGGGGCTTCGCCCCCCACACCCCCCCCCCGTTACCTTTATGCTacattgattttgttttatatttatcataatattacataggtacactATATTACTACCCTGCTGCAATTAAGACTTTACAgtctacaatatatatattatatattattaaatattttaattttttcttttttatgatTACCTACATGGGCTATATTGAGTTAATGACACACAGATAGTAAGTATTCaagtaatattaagttttaatcaaataggatttttaagtttaaattatacacatatatattatattattaattaataaaaataagaaacagaattatatgaaaatattaaaatacaaaataaaatatataaataattttatgtataaatacaatataaattataatatttatatttcataaatctaattataaacaaaaaaataaattataaaattttccatAGACTAGCCTTttcttcatttaattttatctgtgCAACTTTTCGAGATCTGTTATCATGTGTAGATCTATGTTTGATCAGCCaactttttacataatttgttgGATTCCATATTGCAACTGGTGgtccattaatatttataaacattagacTAGAAATGTTAGTAACGGATAATCTAGACCTGAGATCTgaacatattaaattcatttggCTAAATCCCCTTTCACATTCAGCCGTTGAAACtggaaatgtttttattaaaatgtccaATTCTTTTAACTCgtcattgataattttattgttaatatattttcgaaaGCCTTGAATTGCATTATctgtatttaatagaaatcTATTCGTCAATCTCTTTATTTCATCTTCGCCaaatcttatattttcaactgtACAAGGCCATGtatgttcatttaaaatttgcatatcatttaaaatacaagattCCTCTTCATTTGTTTCAAGTAAACGTGAGTTAAGGTTAGTACATAAACttgtcaaaaattgtttatggtttaaatagcatacttttttattactagATAAAACTATGGTTTTGAATATCATAGTTTTTTGTGCAGTTAAAGCTTCTAACATGAAATCtccatttttggttttaaaagaATCAATCACTCTGATTGTTCTTTTAATTGATTCATCAGCACGCGACAATGTAATTGAATGACTTTGTAATTCACGagataaatatgacaattctTTAAGTACGTCACACATTAGTGCCAAGTCTAAGACAAATTCTGGACTTCCTAACCGCTTACTTAATCCAAGATATTTAGATCTAGATTTTTGATCTCTTAGGTTATCATATGAAGAATTTTGTAAGTGGTTGTATAACGCTGGATATGTTTTCCATACAATTTCTACTGCTCTGAAGCTACTGGCTACCCAACGAACATCAAGAACTCGTCCTACCTTTAAGAATAAAAGTTTTACTTCCACGCTTATTTTTCTCTGGTTCCATGTTTAacgtttattacaattattaaatgcttaaaatatgttaatataagttAGAAAAACAACAGACAGCAGTTCCTACAATGACGAATGACGATTATGGTggttatacacattattatttattaattgtattattattggtagaCGAAGCCGGGCGTTGCTGGTGTTTTGTAGCGTCTTATCagttaggtacatataatacgttttcccacaatatttataaataactctaTGGTCAGTATATCCATGGCTAAGTATTGGGTATTATTTAGCCATGGGTAATCATACGCTGTGCAATAGATAatctgataatattaatatccaaTTACAGTCTTATACTTTCGTAATTTGCACTGTTTGTAGAATAACTGAATAAATGCATTCCAATATGCGTATACCCGCGTATCATGTGTTATTCTATAGGTATACGCACTTACGGAAAATCAGAGAAGTGGGTATACGCCGTATACCCGCGTATACCCTCCACTACACCAAGCGTGTAATCAGCCGCACACTATTTACAAATGTCCAGTATTTACTGCTTTATCGACACGTGATCGTATTGACAAGGTAGTCCAACTAGAGCTTTGCAAAATTTGTTTACGCAAACACAGCGGTAGTAAATGTTTtggtaaatattgttttaaatgtaataaaccaCATAATACGATGTTACATTTAaaccaaaaacataatatcaacGAACCAGTTTCAAACACAGATAAAGGTGAACAGACGGCGACGACGTCAACGACAACACATGTCGCTAATGAGACCGATAACGTGTTGCTAGGTACCGCGGTAGTAGAAGTATTCGGCCTAAACGGCGAAAGAACTTACGCCCGGGCATTGCTCGACTCGGGGTCGACAAATCACTTTATTTGTTCGGAGttggtaaacattttaagattaaataaacataagacCAATCATATTGTTTACGGCATCGGGAATTCAAAACAGAACGTGACTGCCACGGTATCGTTAAGAATCAAATCGCGTGTGAGtgattatgaaataaacacgcaattattaattgttccaAAAATCACGGGAGATTTACCCGCGCGAAGAGTGTCCAAAGGTAAAGTGAAACTCGAAAGGATTACACTGGCGGATCCGTCATATAACGTTCCGCAAAAAATTGACATATTAATTGGAGCACGTCATTTTTATGACATTGTGGGTGCGCAGCAGTATAAACCGGATTCAAATGGCCCTGTATATCGAGAGTCTAAATttggatatattatttctgGTTTAACATCAAACgacacaaacataaaaaacacgATTTCCTGTTATTCATCAAACAGTCACGAAAATATTCATGAAAACAAATATGAGTCtttagaaaatgtaatacaacagTTTTGGCGCATCGAGGATTACGGCCAAAGCAAACCTTACACGAGGGAAGAACAAACTTGTGAACAACATTTCAAGCAAAATGTTAGTCGTAGCGAGAGCGGTCGATTTgtggtacatctgccgttcCGCGGAAACGTCTCAAAATTAGGCAAGTCCTACGACATCGCAAAAAGAAGATTATTCGCAATAGAAAggcgatttataaaaaatcccTCGCTGAAAGGGGATTACGTAAAGTTTATGAccgaatatgaaaaattaaaccataTGACACAGAATATGGACAACGAAGAAATCGAAGTGCCCGGTCGTATGTGCTATCTAGCTCACCATTGCGTACAAAATGAAAACAGTCTCACAACAAAATTACGCGTAGTATTTGATGCCTCCACAAAAACAGAAAGTGGGGTTAGTTTAAACGACGTACTGCAAAAGGGACCGTCAATACAAGAGGAATTAATTCACATATTAGCCAGATTTCGCACTCACAATTTTGTGGTAACTgccgatataaaaaaaatgtaccgaCAGATACAGGTCTGTGAGAAACATCGTGATTATCAACGTATATTGTGGAGAGAGAACGTTAATGACCCTATAAAGATATATCGATTAAACACTGTCACCTATGGGACAGTACCTGCTTCGTATCTCGCGACAGCTTGTTTACAAAGATTATCTGAAATCGGACAAGGTCAATATCCAACAGTTGCACCATTAATTGCACGGGATTTTTATATGGACGATTTTATCAGCGGTGCAGCTACAAAGAAAGACGCAATCGAGATACGCAATGCACTTATCAAATTAATGTCTACAGCTAAATTAGAGCTAGGTAAATGGGCGTCTAACGATTCTGATATAATTCGAGATAGTTTCGGCAACAATGACGGCTTAGTGGATTTTCAAGAGACAAGTAACGAGTTAACTAGAATACTTGGTCTATATTGGGACTCTCACACCGAcgaacttaaatataaaattaacgaaaCTTCGGTAGTAACGCCTCTTACTAAACGCAATATATTGTCCGATATTGCCCGTATATACGACCCACTCGGCTTAATTGGTCCGGTAATAGTATGTGCAAAATTAATCATGCAAGAGTTATGGACAGAGGGTTTATCTTGGTCAGAACCGGTTTCAGAAAAGATAAGCAGTGAGtggtataaatacaaatccgAATTATCGCATctaaatgcaattaaaattcCGCGTCAAATTAcgataaacgataaaatacaCTCTATACAAATACACGGTTTCGCGGATGCAAGTATTAAGGCATATGGATGTTGTTTGTATTTACGTTGTACGGACATGAATAACAAACATACGGTACGATTAATTGGCGCAAAGTCAAAGGTAGCaccactaaaaatattatcgctACCACGATTAGAATTGTGTGCCGCTCTATTGCTAGCAAAGGTAGCAAATAAGATCGTACCAAGGTTGAGATTGTCAATCAGTAGAACATATTATTGGACCGATTCCAGCGTTACGTGGTGTTGGATCACGTCAACGTCGAAAAAATGGAAAACCTTCGTCGCACACAGAGTTGGTCAAATTCAAGAGATCACGTCTCCCTTAAACTGGTTTCACATTAGCGGTGTCGATAATCCGGCGGACGTGATTTCACGCGGTTGTTGTCCCACCCAATTAGCGAGTTTATCAGTCTGGTGGAACGGGCCGAGTTGGTTGTCACGACACGAAAACGATTGGCCTGATACGATGAACCGCTCATTAGATTGTAACGAGGAGAGTGcagaaacaaaaacaaacgCGATAAGCGCTCTATGCACTACGGCAagtgatataaatatcataaatcgtTATTCGTCTTTTGGTAAATTGTTAAGAGTCGTGGCATATTGTTTacgatttaaaactaattgctcacgtaaaataaacaaaacaggCGATCGGTGCCGACGAATCGGTAATTTAAGTGCTGACGAAATAAAACTAGCAAAAACGTCATTAATTAAAGTTGTTCAAAGGGATGAGTTTGCCAATGAGATAAAATCTATGCTTAACGGAGAAGCAGTATCCAGTAAGAGTAAGTTATTTCGTCTGCGACCGttcttagataaaaataatataatatgcgtggGTGGACGCTTAAAACATGCAGCATCAATTTCGATTTTCCAGCGTAACCCTATAGTGTTACCATCAAATAGTAATTTCACGAAATTGTTGTTATGTAACGAGCACGTAACACTAATGCACGGAGGTCCACAAGCTATATTATCGTCGTTACGCATGTGCTACTGGCCAATTAACGGCCGAAATTTAGCACGAAATATAGTAAACAAATGCGTGGTTTGTTTCAAACAGAAACCTATTATAATGCAACCGATAATGGGTGATCTACCTAAACATCGAGTATCTCCAGGCCGCGCGTTTCTAAGATGTGGCGTAGACTTCGCCGGGCCGTTTATGGTTAAAACTAGTATCCGAAGAAATGCCCCGAAAGTGAAGTCTTATGTAagcgtttttatttgtttagccACGCGAGCTATACATCTCGAGCTCGTCAGTGACCTGAGCACCGACGCCTTTATCCGCgcattaaatagattttttgacCGTCGTGGAAAAAGCATTGTAATCTACTCAGATAATGCAACGAATTTCGTCGGGGCAAACCGGAAATTAAAGGAATGGTACCAATTATTTCATAGtgacgaaaataaaaaaaggactATGGATACGTTATCAGATTTAGGCATTGATTGGAAATTCATACCTTCACCTCACTTCGGGGGTCTATGGGAAGCAGGTGTAAAATCTATGAAATCCTTATTATCTAAAGTCTTGGGTGAGTCGTACTTTACTTACGAAGAGTTGCTAACTATTATAACCCGAGCAGAGGCGTGTCTAAATAGTCGTCCTTTAACCCTTATGTCCTCCGATCCTAGTGATATGTCACATTTAACTCCCGGGCATTTTCTCATCGGTGACTCTCTCTCCGCCATACCAGAAGTTGATGAAACGAACGTACCAACAAGTTATCTATCTCGTTGGCGATGCGTGTCACAATATTCGGATATTCTATGGAGACGGTGGAGTAAAGAGTACCTGTCTCAGCTTCAGGAACGGTCAAAGTGGGCAAGCGAAAGGGGTGTAAAGCTGAAGGAAGATTCCATCGTTATCATGCGCGAGGAAAACCTTCCACCAATGAAATGGCGTTTAGGTCGGATTATCAATGTCATACCAGGGCAAGACGGTGTCATACGCGTGGCTGATGTGAAAACGGCGAATGGAACATTTCGTCGAGCCGTCAGGCAATTATGTCCATTACCATTTGTGggtaattgtaatttgtaaaaaatatttaccttttgtttatttagtttgtataatatgtctattagGTGTAATTAAGATTAGTTTATAtgttgattatataatttgaattattatttgaaatgttatttCAAGGCGGGCGGCTTGTCTCGTAtactcattatattttattatttatgttaacgttttaatgagtacctatattgttgttatcaacgtattattgttgttattattaatggtaATTGTCGCTCGACCGGTGTCTCCCAACTGCACTGTCGTTAGTCGGACTTGAGCACTGTGACGAgtcaaatatatacttatcgtgtaaaataaaggaaaaaatttACAGTCCACTAAGATTAAAGGCGTTGAATATATTAACCAGCTAACAGATTCTATTTAAGAATTCGGCTCTACTGATGATATGGTGTAGATACTATATCAGTAAGAAATCTACAAAGAAAAaggaattcaataaaatgtattgtatgggaaaaaaaattggttggCGACCAATATTGCCCGTGACCTTTGTATGCAACTATAACGAAGGAGCAATTGTACTCATATTACCTAAGTTTCTTTATGAGACCAGTGCTCGtttactcaaaaaatatttattgtaaaattctaATCTGTCTCGGTTTTGACCACACTGTAGTTTTCAGCGTAAAGGTGGCGTCCTACAGCTACCCACTACCTAGTCAATTCTCAGTAGCTCAGTCCTCTGACCTAAAAGTACCATTTTATTTCCAGGCGGTATTCCAGCATCTTGTtcctactataatttttataattcaagcTACATCAACATTGTTGTTCAGTAAGTGTTCAGTGACGTTGAAGatgaaactataattatttacgctgtacattgcatattttagtttttaattccatccattaaacatttcaatatcGAAATCGTTCACACGCGTCTACCGTGTGTTTGTAACGAAGCAAGATTACTAAGCCGTCTGGATGAAGAATTCTTCGAAACAAAcctcaattatttaaagtaagtatTCTTGAATAAATCGAGCATTTAGAATATTTCTTAACTAAAGATTAAAGTTAGGTAACTTAAgcgtttatatatactttgtaCGATGAAAATAGGTCCTTCTGCTTATTACCACTCCACACCCTACCATCGAAACGGGTTTTTGACTATGGCAGGATATCACAAGGTGATGCGTAGAATAGGGGTATTCTTTTATTGAACagagtatataggtatataaataattacacagATAATCACGGTGTATGTAAGTAGttactattcaatatttttatctggtAACATACAATAAGCAATTTTGTCTgacactgaaaataaaaaattaattgtaaaaaataacaaaagtaattaaaatgtagatagttaaaaccaataaaacaaaacaaaattatctaaCAAATACAGCACTATCATGTTTTTGAGAGAGAAATAGTGTATTGTTACTATTGAGATCATCATAAACTTAGATCAAATACAATGGATGGAGCtatgttaggttaggtttttgAAGCACATGTATACTCGTCGCATTCGCAGATCGCACATCACGATACGAAAtcgtcgttataatattatgtgtttcaaattatttacaagatAGGACATGACTCCATTCATTGTATGTGATCTAAGATCATAAGTAGTTTTTACAGCATATCGTTAATGGTAtttaataacagttataatacAATCCATTGTAATGATCATTGTCCCTccatttgatttttgatgTGTTAGGTACTATCATAGTGTCGTATATAGGGAGGACCCCCTCCCGAAATTAATTCCTATATACACCATTGAGTACTAttgcttacaataatattgtgatctGCACTCATTTATCGATTttgatcatataatattggattatttagtaaaatacgtgatgaaaataatgtaaataaatagcttgtttattgattttatatttttagttaaactaGTTTACTagttaccattgattatattgACTTAACAAATAGacaattctattttaatatttggtgACCATTCATATGATGCAGCCACTATAGTGCGGCCAGCGAAACTAGAAGCTTGACGGCCACACTCCCGGTAGCCATTTTTTACTAGGGGTACGAAGAATGCATCATTTCGAAAAAAAGATCACGCAGCTCCACAAGcaaccaaaatatttagaacccCTGGTTTTTACGAAAACGCTCACCGGTAGCGTAACCGTCATGCGCTAGGAAGCGCTAATGTAAAActggtgaaataaaataaatcacttttTAATTTCTGGTTAGATACAGTACGACGTTGAGAGGACGCTACACCAGCATGTGTTGTCTCAATCTTCTAAAATATGTAAGACACATAGTGAAAACTTTTTTGTGTGCAAAAAAACTGAGAAAACTACATTCATAATTAAGAAACAAAATTTTCACCACATAAAAAGGAAAACTTTGGTTGTGaaatatcgttttaattttttcgatattagaactacaaaaaaattactaccCATTCAAGTTTGAAAAACacgaaaataattgattttaaaacaataagaaCTTTATCCGTATAAGTGATATCATTTCTATTCTAAATCAATGCTAgttactaattattacataaaaacaatttcctAAATGACTCATGTGGctaacatttgaaaataattcaattgtttcaactgtaattacttatttacagGACGTACAAAGTTATTGAGACACGACAATATAAACGGCGACAGGATGGACCccaattcattaaaatcatcTTACAACGCGTGTAAGAAGGCCCAGCTCGATTTTTGTGGCTCGATAGAAGTTCTTCACGTGGATATGAAATCTTGTTGTACTCAGCTATTTGAACTCATCAAACTGAACTCGAACAACGAGAATTTCGACCCATTCGACGATTACGACATGATGTACAACAAAGTGCAGGCCATCGCCAGTGATTTCGACTTTGAAAAAACATGTGAGGTAGCTGCGTTAAACGGACACGTTAGTTGTGTAATGTTCGCCCGCGATCTCGGTTGCCCTTGGGGTGCATCGACGACCGCATCCGCGGCCGCGGCCGGAAGCCTGGACTGCCTTACTTACGCGCACGACAATGGTTGCCCTTGGGATGAATCGACTACCACGTCCGCTGCCGTGTTCGGTCGTTTAAATTGTCTCCGTTATGCAATTGAAAACAATTGTCCGCGGGAATTTTTGATTTGCGCCGAGGCAGCGAAGCACGGACACCTGGATTGTTTACAGTATCTACACGAGCACGGAGTTCCATGGAATAGTTGGACCTGCATAATTGCTGCGTATCGTGGACAACTCGAGTGTCTCAAATACGCCCACCAAAACGGGTGTCCGTGGGACGAGTGGACGTGCTGCGCTTCCGCAGCGGGCGGATTCCCTGAATGTTTGATGTATGCACATCAAAATGGTTGTCGGTGGAATGAACTCACGTTCTGCGGTATCATGTTCTCGCAGAATAAGCAGTGTTTGCGGTACGCGTTGTCTAATGGCTGTCCTTCTGCGACTATGAGGTGCGCCGAAGGACCGGGAGAT from Aphis gossypii isolate Hap1 chromosome 1, ASM2018417v2, whole genome shotgun sequence includes these protein-coding regions:
- the LOC114120556 gene encoding uncharacterized protein LOC114120556; protein product: MDPNSLKSSYNACKKAQLDFCGSIEVLHVDMKSCCTQLFELIKLNSNNENFDPFDDYDMMYNKVQAIASDFDFEKTCEVAALNGHVSCVMFARDLGCPWGASTTASAAAAGSLDCLTYAHDNGCPWDESTTTSAAVFGRLNCLRYAIENNCPREFLICAEAAKHGHLDCLQYLHEHGVPWNSWTCIIAAYRGQLECLKYAHQNGCPWDEWTCCASAAGGFPECLMYAHQNGCRWNELTFCGIMFSQNKQCLRYALSNGCPSATMRCAEGPGDGRLDCKFKFAPDHRCLWKRKNIELSFHFNIDLSQDDEAIIRIQRLFDL
- the LOC126551211 gene encoding E3 SUMO-protein ligase KIAA1586-like; the encoded protein is MCDVLKELSYLSRELQSHSITLSRADESIKRTIRVIDSFKTKNGDFMLEALTAQKTMIFKTIVLSSNKKVCYLNHKQFLTSLCTNLNSRLLETNEEESCILNDMQILNEHTWPCTVENIRFGEDEIKRLTNRFLLNTDNAIQGFRKYINNKIINDELKELDILIKTFPVSTAECERGFSQMNLICSDLRSRLSVTNISSLMFININGPPVAIWNPTNYVKSWLIKHRSTHDNRSRKVAQIKLNEEKASLWKIL
- the LOC114126329 gene encoding uncharacterized protein LOC114126329 encodes the protein MLHLNQKHNINEPVSNTDKGEQTATTSTTTHVANETDNVLLGTAVVEVFGLNGERTYARALLDSGSTNHFICSELVNILRLNKHKTNHIVYGIGNSKQNVTATVSLRIKSRVSDYEINTQLLIVPKITGDLPARRVSKGKVKLERITLADPSYNVPQKIDILIGARHFYDIVGAQQYKPDSNGPVYRESKFGYIISGLTSNDTNIKNTISCYSSNSHENIHENKYESLENVIQQFWRIEDYGQSKPYTREEQTCEQHFKQNVSRSESGRFVVHLPFRGNVSKLGKSYDIAKRRLFAIERRFIKNPSLKGDYVKFMTEYEKLNHMTQNMDNEEIEVPGRMCYLAHHCVQNENSLTTKLRVVFDASTKTESGVSLNDVLQKGPSIQEELIHILARFRTHNFVVTADIKKMYRQIQVCEKHRDYQRILWRENVNDPIKIYRLNTVTYGTVPASYLATACLQRLSEIGQGQYPTVAPLIARDFYMDDFISGAATKKDAIEIRNALIKLMSTAKLELGKWASNDSDIIRDSFGNNDGLVDFQETSNELTRILGLYWDSHTDELKYKINETSVVTPLTKRNILSDIARIYDPLGLIGPVIVCAKLIMQELWTEGLSWSEPVSEKISSEWYKYKSELSHLNAIKIPRQITINDKIHSIQIHGFADASIKAYGCCLYLRCTDMNNKHTVRLIGAKSKVAPLKILSLPRLELCAALLLAKVANKIVPRLRLSISRTYYWTDSSVTWCWITSTSKKWKTFVAHRVGQIQEITSPLNWFHISGVDNPADVISRGCCPTQLASLSVWWNGPSWLSRHENDWPDTMNRSLDCNEESAETKTNAISALCTTASDINIINRYSSFGKLLRVVAYCLRFKTNCSRKINKTGDRCRRIGNLSADEIKLAKTSLIKVVQRDEFANEIKSMLNGEAVSSKSKLFRLRPFLDKNNIICVGGRLKHAASISIFQRNPIVLPSNSNFTKLLLCNEHVTLMHGGPQAILSSLRMCYWPINGRNLARNIVNKCVVCFKQKPIIMQPIMGDLPKHRVSPGRAFLRCGVDFAGPFMVKTSIRRNAPKVKSYVSVFICLATRAIHLELVSDLSTDAFIRALNRFFDRRGKSIVIYSDNATNFVGANRKLKEWYQLFHSDENKKRTMDTLSDLGIDWKFIPSPHFGGLWEAGVKSMKSLLSKVLGESYFTYEELLTIITRAEACLNSRPLTLMSSDPSDMSHLTPGHFLIGDSLSAIPEVDETNVPTSYLSRWRCVSQYSDILWRRWSKEYLSQLQERSKWASERGVKLKEDSIVIMREENLPPMKWRLGRIINVIPGQDGVIRVADVKTANGTFRRAVRQLCPLPFVGNCNL
- the LOC126551189 gene encoding uncharacterized protein LOC126551189, producing MVENIPALIARRGQLRAAITRFSTYIQSEGREVVQIEIRKAKIEENWYEFEKVQSAIEDNDEESRNTSEHYPYRIEFENLYFKIMSEAEICIRASKQESSKVETKNLIDWGHSSEEKTQKTSTKSIVRLAPLNIPVFSGKYDEWMSFKDIYTSVIHTNEDLTAIEKFFYLRSSLSNDAASCIKYLETTATNYDTAWKSLINRYDNKKILIQTHVKNIVDLPSINESNSTKLRQFSDDLVSNMKALETLGQKPQEWGPLLLHILCSKLNNGTLKEWEIKSVKDKIPSVTELIQFIEERFQISESIESSKYINTESAAKEKGLTRFSKNNKYKSATSSTAFTSTATAVCYACTVM